From Klebsiella electrica, the proteins below share one genomic window:
- a CDS encoding YmiA family putative membrane protein, with protein sequence MISDIDYMKFAMSQESDKTEIDPVLRSRAWSAVILGLAMFWSIVALVICNVWIIS encoded by the coding sequence ATGATAAGTGATATCGATTATATGAAGTTTGCGATGTCACAGGAAAGTGACAAAACGGAGATCGATCCTGTGTTGAGGAGTCGGGCCTGGAGCGCTGTTATCCTTGGGCTCGCGATGTTCTGGAGTATTGTGGCGCTAGTCATTTGTAACGTCTGGATCATTAGCTGA
- the cysB gene encoding HTH-type transcriptional regulator CysB: MKLQQLRYIVEVVNHNLNVSSTAEGLYTSQPGISKQVRMLEDELGIQIFARSGKHLTQVTPAGQEIIRIAREVLSKVDAIKSVAGEHTWPDKGSLYVATTHTQARYALPGVIKGFIERYPRVSLHMHQGSPTQIAEAVSKGNADFAIATEALHLYDDLVMLPCYHWNRSIVVTPEHPLASRGSVTIEELAQYPLVTYTFGFTGRSELDTAFNRAGLTPRIVFTATDADVIKTYVRLGLGVGVIASMAVDPVSDPDLVKLDANGIFSHSTTKIGFRRSTFLRSYMYDFIQRFAPHLTRDVVDTAVALRSNEDIEAMFKDIKLPEK, from the coding sequence ATGAAACTACAGCAGCTCCGCTACATCGTTGAGGTTGTTAACCATAATCTGAATGTCTCCTCGACTGCCGAAGGTCTGTATACCTCACAGCCCGGTATCAGCAAGCAGGTACGCATGCTGGAAGATGAACTCGGTATTCAGATTTTCGCCCGTAGTGGCAAACATTTAACTCAGGTGACGCCGGCCGGTCAGGAGATCATCCGCATTGCCCGCGAAGTCCTGTCGAAGGTCGATGCGATTAAATCGGTCGCAGGCGAACATACCTGGCCTGACAAAGGCTCGCTGTATGTGGCTACCACCCATACTCAGGCCCGCTATGCGTTACCTGGGGTGATAAAAGGCTTTATTGAGCGCTATCCGCGCGTCTCCTTGCATATGCATCAGGGCTCGCCGACACAAATTGCGGAGGCGGTGTCAAAGGGGAACGCGGATTTCGCCATCGCGACCGAAGCACTGCATCTCTATGATGATCTGGTCATGCTGCCGTGCTATCACTGGAATCGTTCGATTGTGGTGACGCCTGAACACCCGCTGGCCTCCCGTGGGTCGGTGACGATTGAAGAGCTGGCCCAGTACCCGCTGGTCACCTACACCTTCGGCTTTACCGGCCGTTCTGAGCTGGATACCGCCTTTAACCGTGCCGGGCTGACGCCACGTATCGTTTTCACCGCCACCGATGCTGACGTTATCAAAACCTATGTCCGTCTTGGCCTTGGGGTCGGGGTGATTGCCAGCATGGCGGTGGATCCGGTCTCCGATCCTGACCTGGTTAAGCTTGATGCTAACGGTATTTTCAGCCACAGCACCACGAAAATAGGTTTCCGCCGCAGCACCTTCCTTCGTAGCTATATGTATGATTTTATTCAACGTTTTGCGCCGCATTTGACACGAGATGTGGTGGATACCGCGGTGGCCTTGCGCTCGAATGAAGATATTGAGGCAATGTTTAAAGATATTAAACTACCGGAAAAATAG
- the topA gene encoding type I DNA topoisomerase, protein MGKALVIVESPAKAKTINKYLGNDYVVKSSVGHIRDLPTSGSASKKSADSTSTKGAKKPKKDERSALVNRMGVDPWHDWDAQYEVLPGKEKVVSELKQLAEKADHIYLATDLDREGEAIAWHLREVIGGDDKRYSRVVFNEITKNAIRQAFEKPGELNIDRVNAQQARRFMDRVVGYMVSPLLWKKIARGLSAGRVQSVAVRLVVEREREIKAFVPEEFWEIDASTTTPGGDALSLQVTHKHDKPFRPVNRDETMAAVALLEKASYSVLEREDKPTSSKPGAPFITSTLQQAASTRLGFGVKKTMMMAQRLYEAGYITYMRTDSTNLSQDALSMVRGYIGDNFGKKYLPESANQYTSKENSQEAHEAIRPSDVNVMAEDLKGMEADALKLYQLIWRQFVACQMTPAQYDSTTLTVKAGDFKLKARGRTLRFDGWTKVMPALRKGDEDRTLPVVNQGESLSLVELIPAQHFTKPPARFSEASLVKELEKRGIGRPSTYASIISTIQDRGYVRVENRRFYAEKMGEIVTDRLEENFRDLMNYDFTAQMEDRLDQVANHQAEWRQVLNHFFGDFTTQLETAEKDPQEGGMQPNPMVLTSIDCPTCGRKMGIRTASTGVFLGCSGYALPPKERCKTTINLVPENEVLNVLEGDDAETNALRAKRRCQKCGTAMDSYLIDPKRKLHVCGNNPTCDGYEIEEGEFRIKGYDGPIVECEKCGSEMHLKMGRFGKYMACTNDECKNTRKILRNGEVAPPKEDPVPLPELPCEKSDAWFVLRDGAAGVFLAANTFPKSRETRAPLVEELYRFRDRLPEKLRYLADAPQQDPDGNKTLVRFSRKTKQQYVASEKDGKATGWSAFYIDGKWTEASK, encoded by the coding sequence ATGGGTAAAGCTCTCGTTATCGTTGAGTCCCCGGCAAAAGCCAAAACGATCAATAAGTATCTGGGTAATGACTATGTGGTGAAATCCAGCGTGGGTCATATCCGCGATTTGCCGACCAGTGGCTCAGCTTCCAAAAAGAGCGCCGACTCTACCTCCACCAAAGGGGCTAAAAAGCCTAAAAAGGATGAACGTAGCGCTCTGGTCAATCGTATGGGCGTAGACCCATGGCATGACTGGGATGCTCAGTATGAAGTACTTCCGGGTAAAGAAAAGGTAGTTTCAGAACTCAAACAGTTGGCGGAAAAAGCCGACCACATCTATCTCGCAACCGACCTTGACCGCGAAGGGGAGGCCATTGCATGGCACCTGCGGGAAGTGATCGGTGGAGATGACAAACGCTATAGCCGCGTGGTGTTCAACGAAATCACCAAAAATGCGATCCGTCAGGCTTTTGAGAAGCCGGGCGAGTTGAATATCGATCGTGTTAATGCCCAGCAGGCGCGCCGTTTTATGGACCGCGTCGTGGGCTATATGGTTTCTCCGCTGCTGTGGAAAAAAATTGCCCGCGGTCTGTCCGCAGGCCGCGTCCAGTCGGTTGCCGTACGTCTGGTCGTGGAGCGTGAACGCGAAATTAAAGCGTTCGTACCGGAAGAGTTCTGGGAAATCGACGCCAGCACCACCACTCCGGGCGGCGATGCTCTGTCGCTGCAGGTGACGCATAAGCACGACAAGCCGTTCCGTCCGGTGAACCGCGATGAAACGATGGCTGCCGTTGCGCTGCTGGAGAAAGCCAGCTACAGCGTGCTGGAGCGTGAAGACAAACCGACCAGCAGCAAGCCCGGCGCGCCGTTTATTACCTCGACCTTACAGCAGGCAGCCAGCACCCGCCTGGGCTTCGGCGTGAAGAAAACCATGATGATGGCGCAGCGTCTCTATGAAGCTGGCTACATCACCTACATGCGTACCGATTCAACGAACCTGAGTCAGGATGCGCTGAGCATGGTTCGCGGCTATATCGGCGATAACTTTGGCAAAAAATATCTGCCAGAGAGCGCCAATCAGTACACCAGCAAAGAAAACTCACAGGAAGCGCACGAAGCGATTCGTCCTTCTGACGTCAACGTGATGGCTGAAGACCTGAAAGGGATGGAAGCCGACGCGCTGAAACTGTATCAGCTGATCTGGCGCCAGTTTGTCGCCTGTCAGATGACGCCGGCGCAGTACGACTCCACCACGCTGACCGTGAAAGCCGGCGACTTTAAACTCAAAGCGCGCGGTCGTACCCTGCGTTTTGACGGCTGGACCAAAGTGATGCCGGCGCTGCGTAAAGGTGATGAAGATCGGACGCTACCGGTCGTCAATCAAGGCGAGAGCCTGAGCCTGGTCGAACTGATTCCGGCACAGCACTTTACCAAGCCGCCTGCGCGCTTTAGCGAAGCCTCGCTGGTTAAAGAGCTGGAAAAACGCGGGATTGGCCGTCCGTCTACCTATGCGTCGATCATTTCGACCATTCAGGATCGCGGCTACGTGCGGGTGGAAAACCGTCGCTTCTATGCCGAGAAAATGGGTGAGATTGTCACCGATCGTCTGGAAGAGAATTTCCGCGACCTGATGAACTACGATTTTACCGCGCAAATGGAAGATCGCCTCGATCAGGTGGCGAATCATCAGGCCGAATGGCGTCAGGTGCTGAATCACTTCTTCGGTGACTTCACCACCCAGCTGGAAACGGCGGAGAAGGATCCGCAAGAGGGCGGCATGCAGCCGAACCCGATGGTGCTGACCAGCATCGACTGTCCGACCTGCGGGCGTAAGATGGGGATTCGCACGGCCAGCACCGGGGTGTTCCTCGGTTGTTCCGGCTATGCGCTGCCGCCGAAAGAACGCTGCAAGACCACCATTAACCTGGTGCCGGAAAACGAAGTGCTCAACGTGCTGGAAGGCGACGATGCCGAAACCAACGCGCTGCGCGCCAAGCGTCGCTGCCAGAAGTGCGGCACGGCGATGGACAGCTACCTGATCGATCCTAAGCGCAAGCTGCACGTCTGTGGTAACAACCCGACCTGCGATGGCTATGAGATTGAAGAGGGCGAGTTCCGCATCAAGGGTTATGACGGCCCAATCGTTGAGTGTGAAAAATGTGGTTCTGAAATGCACCTGAAAATGGGACGTTTTGGTAAGTACATGGCTTGCACCAACGACGAATGTAAGAATACGCGTAAAATTCTGCGTAACGGCGAAGTCGCTCCGCCGAAGGAAGATCCGGTTCCGTTACCGGAGCTGCCGTGTGAGAAGTCGGACGCCTGGTTTGTTCTGCGGGATGGGGCGGCCGGTGTTTTCCTCGCGGCAAACACCTTCCCGAAATCGCGTGAAACTCGTGCGCCGCTGGTGGAAGAACTGTACCGCTTCCGCGATCGTCTGCCGGAGAAACTGCGTTATCTGGCCGACGCGCCGCAGCAGGATCCTGACGGTAATAAAACGCTGGTGCGTTTTAGCCGTAAAACGAAGCAGCAGTACGTTGCGTCAGAGAAAGATGGCAAGGCGACCGGTTGGTCAGCCTTCTATATTGACGGTAAATGGACTGAAGCCAGCAAGTAA
- a CDS encoding YciN family protein — MQGTTQPIDRQSLLEIANKLIREHEDTLAGIEATDVVQRNGVLVFSGEFYLDEQGLPTAKSTAVFNMFKYLAHALSEKYHLAD; from the coding sequence ATGCAAGGTACAACCCAACCTATCGATCGCCAGTCGCTGCTTGAAATAGCCAACAAACTCATCCGCGAGCATGAAGATACGCTAGCCGGGATTGAAGCGACCGACGTCGTTCAGCGTAACGGCGTGCTGGTATTTAGCGGCGAGTTTTATCTTGATGAGCAAGGCTTGCCAACAGCGAAGAGCACGGCGGTATTCAATATGTTCAAATACCTCGCCCATGCGCTGTCAGAGAAATACCACCTGGCCGATTAA
- the sohB gene encoding protease SohB encodes MELLAQYGLFLAKIATVVVAIAVITALIVNLTQRKKQRGELRVTNLSEQYKEMREELAVALLDGPQQKVWHKAQKKKHKQEAKAARARAKLGASEPNSKPRAWVLDFKGSMDAHEVASLREEITAVLAAVKPRDQVILRLESPGGVVHGYGLAASQLQRLRDKQIPLTVAVDKVAASGGYMMACVANKIVAAPFAILGSIGVVAQIPNLHRFLKNKDIDIELHTAGQYKRTLTMLGENTDEGRRKFREDLNETHQLFKDFVHEMRPSLDIETVATGEHWYGVQALEKGLVDVVETSDELLLGLIDNHDVIGVRYQQRKKMLDRFTGSAAESADRLLLRWWQRGEKPLM; translated from the coding sequence GTGGAATTACTTGCTCAATATGGCCTGTTTTTGGCCAAAATCGCGACCGTTGTCGTCGCCATTGCGGTTATTACCGCCCTCATTGTTAACCTGACCCAGCGGAAGAAACAACGTGGGGAACTGCGGGTAACCAATCTCAGCGAGCAATACAAAGAGATGCGGGAAGAGCTGGCGGTCGCGCTGCTGGATGGTCCGCAGCAAAAGGTGTGGCACAAAGCGCAAAAGAAAAAGCACAAGCAGGAGGCGAAGGCGGCCAGGGCGCGGGCTAAGCTTGGGGCTAGCGAACCAAACAGCAAACCGCGCGCCTGGGTGCTGGATTTCAAAGGCAGTATGGACGCCCACGAAGTCGCCAGCCTGCGCGAAGAGATCACCGCGGTTCTGGCGGCCGTAAAACCGCGCGACCAGGTGATCCTCCGTCTGGAAAGCCCCGGCGGGGTGGTTCACGGCTATGGCCTGGCGGCGTCTCAGCTGCAGCGTCTGCGCGATAAGCAAATACCCTTAACCGTGGCGGTTGATAAAGTCGCGGCCAGCGGCGGTTACATGATGGCCTGCGTGGCGAACAAAATTGTGGCTGCGCCGTTCGCCATCCTGGGATCTATCGGTGTGGTTGCGCAGATCCCTAACCTGCATCGCTTCCTGAAGAACAAAGATATCGATATCGAACTGCATACCGCCGGTCAGTACAAACGTACCTTGACGATGCTGGGTGAGAATACTGACGAAGGTCGACGCAAGTTCCGCGAAGATCTGAATGAGACCCATCAGTTGTTCAAAGATTTTGTCCATGAGATGCGGCCATCGCTGGATATTGAGACCGTCGCCACCGGTGAACACTGGTACGGCGTTCAGGCGCTGGAGAAAGGGCTGGTAGACGTCGTGGAAACCAGCGATGAACTGCTTCTGGGGCTGATCGACAATCACGACGTGATCGGCGTTCGTTACCAGCAGCGTAAAAAAATGCTCGACCGTTTTACCGGCAGCGCCGCCGAAAGCGCCGACCGTTTGCTGTTACGCTGGTGGCAGCGAGGGGAAAAGCCGCTGATGTAA
- a CDS encoding YciK family oxidoreductase, which produces MHYQPQHHLLKDRIILVTGASDGIGREAALTYSRYSASVVLVGRNEEKLRSVAQEIDQAGGLPARWFTLDLLTCTPQECQQLAQQISVHYPRLDGVLHNAGLLGDVCPMDQQKPEVWQQVMQVNVNGTFMLTQALLPLLLKSESGSLVFTSSSVGRQGRANWGAYAASKFATEGMMQVLAEEYQSRHLRVNCINPGGTRTKMRANAFPTEDPQKLKTPADIMPVYLWLMGDDSRRKTGMTFDAQPGRKPGIAQ; this is translated from the coding sequence GTGCACTATCAACCGCAGCATCATTTATTAAAAGATCGCATTATCCTGGTTACCGGCGCCAGCGACGGTATCGGCCGCGAAGCCGCATTGACCTATTCGCGCTACAGCGCAAGCGTTGTGCTGGTCGGACGTAACGAAGAGAAACTGCGCAGCGTGGCGCAGGAAATAGACCAGGCCGGCGGGCTTCCGGCGCGTTGGTTCACGTTGGATCTGTTAACCTGCACGCCGCAGGAGTGCCAGCAGCTGGCACAGCAGATTAGCGTCCACTACCCGCGTCTTGATGGCGTACTGCACAATGCCGGTCTGCTGGGCGATGTCTGCCCGATGGATCAACAGAAGCCGGAAGTCTGGCAGCAGGTGATGCAGGTCAACGTCAACGGCACCTTTATGCTGACCCAGGCGCTGCTTCCTTTATTACTCAAGTCGGAGTCGGGTTCGCTGGTCTTCACCTCCTCCAGCGTCGGCCGCCAGGGACGCGCCAACTGGGGTGCCTATGCGGCCTCCAAGTTTGCCACTGAAGGGATGATGCAGGTGCTGGCCGAAGAGTACCAGAGCCGTCACCTGCGGGTTAACTGTATCAATCCAGGCGGAACGCGCACCAAAATGCGCGCCAACGCGTTCCCGACGGAAGATCCGCAAAAGCTCAAAACCCCCGCCGATATTATGCCGGTTTATCTATGGCTGATGGGCGATGACAGCCGTCGCAAGACGGGAATGACTTTCGATGCCCAGCCAGGGCGTAAACCAGGAATTGCACAATGA
- the cobO gene encoding cob(I)yrinic acid a,c-diamide adenosyltransferase, producing the protein MSDERYRERQQRVKDKVDARVAAAQEERGIVIVFTGNGKGKTTAGFGTVTRAIGHGKKAGVIQFIKGTWPNGERNLLEPHGVEFQVMATGFTWNTQDRESDTAACLAVWEHAQRMLADESLDMVLLDELTYMVAYDYLPLETVLSALRNRPLQQTVIITGRGCHREIIELADTVSELRPVKHAFDAGIKAQMGIDY; encoded by the coding sequence ATGAGTGATGAACGCTACCGTGAACGCCAGCAGCGGGTAAAAGATAAAGTGGATGCCCGCGTGGCGGCGGCGCAGGAAGAACGCGGCATCGTCATCGTTTTCACCGGCAACGGAAAAGGCAAAACGACGGCCGGTTTTGGTACCGTCACCCGCGCTATCGGGCATGGAAAAAAAGCGGGCGTCATCCAGTTTATCAAAGGCACCTGGCCCAACGGCGAGCGCAACCTGCTGGAGCCGCACGGCGTAGAGTTTCAGGTGATGGCCACCGGGTTTACCTGGAATACCCAGGATCGTGAAAGCGATACGGCGGCCTGCCTTGCGGTCTGGGAACACGCGCAGCGGATGCTGGCCGACGAATCCCTGGACATGGTGCTGCTGGATGAGCTGACTTACATGGTGGCGTACGACTATTTGCCGCTCGAAACGGTCCTTAGTGCGCTGCGCAACCGCCCGCTACAGCAAACGGTGATCATCACCGGACGCGGCTGCCACCGGGAGATCATCGAGCTGGCTGATACCGTCAGCGAGTTGCGACCGGTTAAGCACGCATTCGATGCCGGTATCAAAGCGCAGATGGGGATTGATTACTGA
- the rluB gene encoding 23S rRNA pseudouridine(2605) synthase RluB, translating to MSEKLQKVLARAGHGSRREIESKIEAGRVSVDGKVATLGDRVEVVPGLKIRIDGHLISVKESAEQICRVLAYYKPEGELCTRNDPEGRPTVFDRLPKLRGARWIAVGRLDVNTCGLLLFTTDGELANRLMHPSREVEREYAVRVFGQVDDDKLRQLSRGVQLEDGPAAFKTIKFAGGEGINQWYNVTLTEGRNREVRRLWEAVGVQVSRLIRVRYGDIPLPKGLPRGGYTELDLAQTNYLRELVELPAETTSKVAVEKDRRRMKANQIRRAVKRHSQVGNSNNRRSGGSRSNG from the coding sequence ATGAGCGAGAAATTACAGAAAGTGCTGGCCCGCGCCGGCCACGGCTCCCGCCGTGAAATTGAATCTAAAATCGAAGCTGGCCGCGTCAGCGTCGATGGTAAAGTCGCCACCCTCGGCGATCGTGTAGAAGTGGTTCCGGGTTTAAAAATTCGTATCGATGGTCATCTGATTTCGGTGAAAGAGTCCGCTGAACAGATTTGCCGCGTCCTGGCGTATTACAAGCCGGAAGGCGAACTCTGCACGCGTAACGATCCTGAAGGCCGTCCGACGGTATTTGACCGATTGCCGAAACTGCGCGGCGCGCGCTGGATTGCGGTGGGGCGTCTGGATGTCAACACCTGCGGTCTGCTGCTGTTTACCACCGATGGCGAACTGGCAAACCGTCTGATGCACCCGAGCCGCGAAGTGGAACGTGAGTACGCCGTGCGTGTGTTTGGTCAGGTTGATGACGACAAACTGCGTCAGCTGTCTCGCGGCGTGCAGCTGGAAGATGGCCCGGCGGCGTTTAAAACGATCAAGTTTGCCGGCGGCGAAGGGATTAACCAGTGGTACAATGTCACGCTGACCGAAGGGCGCAACCGTGAAGTCCGCCGTCTGTGGGAAGCGGTTGGCGTGCAGGTCAGCCGTCTGATTCGCGTGCGCTACGGCGATATTCCGTTGCCGAAAGGCCTGCCTCGCGGCGGCTATACCGAGCTGGATCTGGCGCAAACCAACTACCTGCGCGAGCTGGTTGAACTGCCTGCGGAAACCACCTCGAAAGTCGCGGTAGAGAAAGATCGTCGCCGTATGAAGGCGAATCAGATTCGCCGCGCGGTGAAACGCCATTCCCAGGTGGGAAACAGCAACAACCGCCGTTCGGGCGGCAGCCGTAGCAACGGCTAA
- a CDS encoding amino acid permease, which produces MAAQQDNELKRGLKNRHIQLIALGGAVGTGLFLGIAQTIRMAGPSVLLGYAIAGLIAFFIMRQLGEMVVEEPVAGSFSHFANRYWGPFAGFMSGWNYWVLYVLVSMAELTAVGIYIQYWWPGVPTWVSAAIFFVVINAINLTSVKVYGEMEFWFSIIKVAAIISMIAFGCYLLFSGSGGPEASVANLWQDGGFFPNGISGLVMAMAVIMFSFGGLELVGITAAEADNPQKSIPEATNQVIYRILLFYVGSLAVLLSLYPWRNVVEGGSPFVLIFHALDSNIVANALNLVVLSAALSVYNSCVYCNSRMLFGLARQGHAPRSLLKVNRRGIPLAALGVSAVATALCVLINYVMPGKAFELLMALVVAALVINWAMICITHLKFRLAMQKAGKTTAFKSLGYPLTNVICLLFLAGILVVMFMTPGIRISVCLIPAWLLVLGAGYMFKKKRAMASVQLTEVNEG; this is translated from the coding sequence ATGGCAGCACAGCAAGATAATGAATTAAAACGCGGGTTAAAAAACCGCCACATCCAGTTAATTGCGCTTGGCGGGGCCGTTGGCACCGGGCTTTTTTTAGGCATTGCGCAGACCATTCGCATGGCCGGACCATCCGTACTGCTGGGGTACGCGATAGCCGGGCTCATTGCTTTTTTTATTATGCGACAGCTCGGCGAAATGGTGGTTGAAGAGCCGGTGGCAGGATCATTCAGCCATTTCGCCAATCGCTACTGGGGGCCCTTCGCCGGGTTTATGTCCGGCTGGAACTACTGGGTGCTGTATGTGCTGGTAAGCATGGCGGAACTGACGGCGGTCGGGATTTATATTCAGTACTGGTGGCCGGGCGTGCCTACGTGGGTGTCGGCGGCCATTTTCTTTGTGGTCATTAACGCCATCAACCTGACGAGCGTCAAAGTGTACGGCGAGATGGAGTTTTGGTTCTCCATCATCAAGGTGGCGGCCATCATCAGTATGATTGCCTTTGGTTGCTATCTGCTGTTCAGCGGCAGCGGTGGTCCGGAGGCTTCCGTGGCGAACCTGTGGCAGGATGGCGGTTTCTTCCCGAACGGTATCAGCGGATTAGTGATGGCGATGGCGGTGATCATGTTCTCCTTTGGCGGTCTGGAGCTGGTAGGGATCACGGCGGCGGAAGCCGACAACCCGCAAAAAAGCATTCCTGAGGCCACTAATCAAGTTATCTACCGCATCCTGTTGTTTTATGTGGGTTCGCTGGCCGTGTTGTTGTCGCTCTATCCGTGGAGAAACGTGGTGGAAGGCGGCAGCCCGTTCGTCCTGATTTTCCATGCGCTGGACAGCAATATTGTCGCTAACGCCCTCAACCTGGTGGTGCTCTCCGCCGCACTGTCGGTCTACAATAGCTGCGTTTACTGCAACAGCCGGATGCTGTTTGGCCTGGCGCGGCAGGGTCACGCGCCGCGTTCGCTGCTCAAGGTGAACCGCCGGGGGATCCCGCTGGCCGCGCTCGGCGTTTCCGCTGTCGCAACGGCGCTGTGTGTGCTAATCAACTATGTGATGCCGGGCAAAGCCTTCGAATTGCTGATGGCTCTGGTGGTTGCTGCCCTAGTGATCAACTGGGCGATGATTTGCATCACCCATCTGAAATTCCGTCTCGCCATGCAGAAAGCCGGGAAAACCACCGCTTTTAAAAGCCTTGGTTATCCGCTGACTAACGTTATTTGTCTGCTGTTTCTGGCGGGGATCCTGGTGGTGATGTTTATGACGCCGGGGATTCGTATCTCTGTGTGTCTGATCCCGGCATGGCTGCTGGTGCTGGGGGCGGGCTATATGTTCAAGAAAAAACGCGCCATGGCATCCGTACAACTGACGGAAGTGAACGAAGGTTAA
- a CDS encoding Lrp/AsnC family transcriptional regulator, which produces MYNIDDFDLKILTLLQANGRLTNQELGGLVGLSASQCSRRRIALEQAQLILGYHARLAPDVAGREMLGLIEVRLLNHTQEYVESFHQMLSEVDAILDAWKTTGDADYLLRVAVADLPALSHLISHILAQNKGVAHLKTSVVLNRLKENGQLMPGSGLVP; this is translated from the coding sequence ATGTATAACATTGACGACTTTGATCTGAAAATCCTCACCTTGCTGCAGGCCAATGGCCGTTTGACCAATCAGGAACTGGGCGGTCTCGTCGGCCTTTCCGCTTCCCAGTGCTCACGCCGTCGTATCGCGCTGGAACAGGCGCAACTGATTCTCGGCTACCACGCGCGGCTCGCTCCGGACGTGGCCGGGCGTGAAATGCTGGGGTTAATTGAGGTGCGCCTCTTAAACCACACGCAGGAGTATGTGGAGAGCTTCCACCAGATGCTGAGCGAAGTAGACGCCATTCTTGATGCCTGGAAAACCACCGGCGACGCTGATTATCTACTCCGGGTTGCCGTAGCGGATTTGCCGGCACTGAGCCATTTAATCAGCCATATTTTGGCTCAGAATAAAGGGGTTGCCCATTTGAAAACCTCGGTGGTGCTGAACAGGCTGAAAGAAAATGGTCAGTTGATGCCAGGAAGCGGTTTAGTGCCCTGA
- a CDS encoding YitT family protein produces MDNVLTPNKLAHSWLEDALALLFSTLMISFGIILFRQAGALTGGTAGMAFLIHYAAHVPFSAAFFAINLPFYWLSIRRMGAQFTLKTFCAVALVSLFSELHGRFIHFDQLNPYYATLFGNIVVGIGFVVLFRHKASLGGVNILALYLQDKSGIRAGKFQMVVDACIVTASLFFVSLPMLATSIVGAVILNSIIAMNHRPGRYAV; encoded by the coding sequence ATGGATAATGTCCTGACCCCCAATAAACTCGCGCACTCCTGGCTGGAAGATGCGCTGGCGCTGCTGTTCAGCACGCTGATGATCTCTTTCGGCATTATTTTATTTCGCCAGGCAGGCGCGCTGACGGGCGGTACAGCCGGCATGGCGTTTCTCATCCACTACGCCGCCCATGTGCCGTTTAGCGCCGCCTTCTTTGCGATTAACCTGCCGTTTTACTGGCTTTCTATTCGCCGAATGGGGGCGCAGTTCACCCTCAAAACCTTCTGTGCGGTAGCGCTGGTGTCGTTATTTTCCGAGCTGCACGGCCGCTTTATCCATTTCGACCAGCTCAATCCTTACTACGCTACGCTGTTCGGCAACATTGTGGTGGGGATTGGTTTTGTGGTGCTGTTCCGCCATAAAGCAAGCCTCGGCGGCGTCAACATTCTGGCGCTCTACCTGCAGGATAAAAGCGGCATCCGCGCCGGTAAATTCCAGATGGTGGTCGATGCCTGCATCGTGACCGCGTCGCTGTTCTTCGTGAGCCTGCCGATGCTGGCCACCTCTATTGTAGGTGCCGTGATCCTCAATTCGATTATTGCCATGAACCACCGCCCGGGACGCTATGCGGTGTAA